TATGTTTTAGGTTATGGATTTGAAATTGATGATCTTTATAGACAACTTCCAGAAATTTATACTTTAGAGGAAGAATAGGTTTTAAAATGAAAAAATCAAAAATTGATAATTTTAAAGTTAAAGATAAAAAACTTAATTATTTAAAATCAACAAATTCAATTGCTAAATATTTTAACTTTAGTAATTTAAATACAACATTTAAAAAAGAGATTATTGGTGGAATAAGTACATTCCTTTCAATGATGTACATTTTATCAGTAGAGCCAGCAATATTAGGAAGTGCACCAAGTATTACTGGAAATGGGACAATGGATAGTAACGGCGTTTTCTTGGCAACAGCTCTAGTTGCAGCTATTGCAACTATTGTTATGGGTATGAGTGCAAACGTTCCTATTGCATTAGCACCAAGCATGGGATTAAATGCACTTTTTGCTTTTAACATAGCTAAAACAGGAAAAATAGGATATGAAGGTGCATTAATTGCCGCTATGATTTCATCAATTATTTTTTGTATTATATCTATAACAAAATTAAGAGCATTAATGATCAATGCTCTACCGCATTCACTTCATTTAATTATTGGTGTATCAATTGGTTTCTTTATAGCTTATGTTGGCATATCAAACATAGGTTTTGTTTCAAAAACAGACTCAAATTTACCAATTGCAGATTTATCAAATTTTAAATTAAATTATCCTGGTATGATAATTGGTTCAATTGTTTTATTTGGTTCAATTATATTGTTTTATAAAAAATTCTTTGCGCCAGTTGCTGTAATGATGGTTGGTGGATTCATTGTTGCATTAATTTTAGCAAATACAGTTGATAATGAAGCAATAAAACACTCACTAGGAAATGCTAAATGATCAGGAAGTGAATGAAACTTTGGGCACTTATTTAATGGATTTGCTTTAAACATTAAAAATTCATTAGCAGAAATAGGAAATTCTGAAATTTGAAATAAGCCAACCATGTATGTTTCAATTTTTGTTTTAGTTATTTTAAATTTCTTTGACGCAACAGGTACTTTGACATCAATCAACATTGAATTAAATAAAGCACTTGGAGAAGAAAAACAAATACCTCAAAAAGCATTAATTATTGATGCAGGTGCAACAATTATAGGATCAGCTTTAGGAGTTTCTCATATGGCTTGCTACAGTGAAAGTTGTGTTGGTATTTCACAAGGTGCAAGAACTGGATTTGCAAACATAATAACAGGTTTATTATTTTTACTAAGTATTCCGCTATTCCCACTTTTTAAAATGATGCCAAACTGTATTTCAGGAGCAGCGACAGCATTTATCGGAACAATAATGATTTCATCAATTACTGAAATAGAATGAAAAAAACCAGAAATTGGAGTATCAGCGTTCTTTAGTATTTTGTTTATGGTTATAACTTACAATATAGCAAATGGTATTGCCGTTGGAATAATAGCATATACAGTCACATCTATTGGAGTTGGAAAAACAAAAGAAGTAAAACCTGTAATTTGAGCGCTAGATGTGTTATTTATACTTTATTTTGTAGCAACAGCTTTTATACAATAAAAAAAACAGCACAGCTGTTTTTTTATATTTAGTAAATATTTTTAGCAACAGGATAAATAGTATAACAAACAACAGGTATTGTTGCTAAATAAATGGCCCAATCAAAAACTGAATTGACACTGTTTACACTCATTGAAAATATTCAAACATTTTGATTTTTTTCAACAGCACCAGCAGAGTAAAATAAAACACCTGCAAATGTTTTTGATCAAAACCCTAAGAAAGCATAAATTGAGATAACAATAATTCAAATACCCATTCATTTAAATCAATCTTTTTTTTCTTCAAATCACAATTTATTTTTTTCTCTTTTAGACATTAATAGTTTTTTATTTTTAGAAACTTTCTCTTTTTTGTTTCTAAAATTTCTTGGTAAAAATATACTACAAATTGCTACCAAAAGTAATGGTATTCAATAATCAAATACATATGCTAAAGGTATACCTGCATCTGCATTTGTTGGAAGAAAGAAACCAATAATCCCTCCTAGTATTGCAACAATTAATGTTCTTAGTCAGTCAGTATATGTTGCTAAAACAAATATAGAAATTAATTTTATGTTTAACGATAAATAAAACTGACTAAATGAATATGCTGTCATTAAATTCAAGATTAAGTATAAAGAAAGCATTAATCCCATTACAACAATGTCTTTAGTATTAATCTTTTTAACTTTCAAATAAAAATATCTTTTCATGTAAAAGAACCTCCTACATAAAAAGACAGAAAAAATATTTTAGGACTTCCTACGCTAGTATTAACTAGATCAGGTTCTAAGAGTATTTCTCAAGCTTTCGCTACCTCTGCCTTCTTACAAGTTAATAGTATCATTTAAATAAAATAAAAAGCAATTTTATTTAGCATTGTTTTTGGTAAAATTATAATTAATTGAGATTATAGAAAGAGGTATCATATATGCCTAAAAAATTTTACGTAACAACCCCAATTTATTATCCAAGTGGTAAATTGCATATTGGACATGCTTATACAACAACTCTTGCAGATATTTTAAAAAGATATAAAGATATGCAAGGTTATGAAACATTTTTCTTAACAGGAAGTGATGAACATGGTCAAAAAATAGAACAAAAAGCAAATGAAGCTGGACTTTCTCCAATGGAATATCTTGAAGAAAAAGTTGAAAGTTTTAAAGCGCTTTGAAAAGCCTTAAAAATAGATTACACAAAATTCATTAGAACAACAGATTCTTATCATGAAGAAACAGTTCAAAAAATTTTCACAATGCTGTTAGAAAAAGGTTTCATTTATGAAGGAAATTATGAAGGACTTTATTGTGTAAGTTGTGAAGAGTTTTTAAATGCAGATCAAATTGATGAAAATAATATGTGTAAAATTTCTAACACGAAATTAGAATTAGTTAAGGAAGAAACTTATTTTTTAAAAACTTCATTGTTTCAAGAGTTTATGGAAAAAGAAGTTTTAGGTAGTGAATTTTTAATCCCAGTTTACAGAAGAAATGAAATGTTGAATTCATTTGTTAAACCAGAGCTTAAAGATTTATCAGTTACTAGAACATCATTTACATGAGGAATTCCAGTTAAACAAAATCCAAAGCATGTTGTTTATGTTTGATTAGATGCACTTACAAACTATATAACAGCATTAGGATATTTACAAAATGATGATTCTAACTTTAAAAAATTCTGAGAAGATCAAAATACTGAAATTTTACAATTAGCTGGAAAAGAAATTATTCGTTTTCACTCAATCTATTGACCTATAATTTTAAAAGCATTAGATCTACGTCAACCAACTCATTTGTTAGGGCACGGATGAATTTTAAGCAAGGATACAAAAATGAGTAAATCATTAGGGAATGTTATTGATCCAATTGATATGATTGAAAAATATGGCGCTGATGCTTTGAGATTTTATATAGGGTATGAATTGCCAACTGAAAAAGATGGAAACTTCACAGATGAATTATTTATTGAATCATTCAATGCTCATTTAGCAAACAATGTTGGTAATTTGATTTCAAGAACTAATCAAATGATTACAAAATACTTTGATGGTTTTGTTAATGTTTCAGAAATTAAGTATGATGAAGTATTAACAGTTAAGGGTGTTGAAACAATTAATTCATACATAGAAAATATGAATCAATATAAAATTAGTGATGCTATTAGAAATATTTTAGACCTAGGTAATATTTGTAATAAATATATTGAAGAAAAAATGCCCTGAAATTTAGCTAAAGAAGAAAATTTTTCGGAACTAAAAAATGTTATGGCAACACTGCAACGCAATATAGCTATTATGATTTTTTTATTGAAACCTATTTTAGTAGAAAATTATGAAGATATGATTGAGCAGATCGGATTAAAAAATGTTGAATTATCTTTTGACAAACTAATTAATTGACAAGAAATTAGCTTTAAAAAATTAGGTGATAAAAAAATCATCTTTAAAAGAGTAAATTAATGGCTTTTTCAGCCATTTTTTTAATACTTAAATCCTTATAAGTCTTTTTTATTATGGCATTAAGAGTATAATAAACATAGGAATATTTTTTATTTTTTTATGTTATTTTTGAAAAATTTTCCAAATTTTTATAAATTTACATTAATTATTGGATATTTATTCCAATATTAATAAAACTATTAAGAGGAGTTATAAATATGAAAGTTATTGTTTTAGGTACTAACCATGCAGGAACAACTGCAGTTAGAACATTAAAAAGACTTAACCCAGAAATTGAAGTAACAACATACGACAGAAACGATGTTATTTCATTTTTAGGATGCGGAATTGCATTATGGGTTAAAGGTGAAGTTAAAGATCCAAATGGATTATTTTACGCAACACCAGAAATTTTAGAATCAGAAGGAATCAATGTAAAAATGAAACACGAATGAGTTTCAATTGACGCTGATAAAAAAACTGTTTTAATTAAAAATTTAGAAACAGGTGAAACATTTGAAGATAGCTACGATAAAGTTATCGTAGCTACAGGTACATGACCTTTATTACCACCAATCCCGGGATTAGACTTAAAAGGTGTACAAATTTGTAAAAACTATGACCATGCTAAAAAAATACAACAAGCAAACTTAGATGATTCAATCAAAAAAGTTACAGTTGTAGGAGCTGGTTATATTGGAGTTGAATTAGTTGATGCTTTTGTTGCTCATGGTAAAGAAGTTACATTAGTAGATTTTGCTGACAGAATTATGCCTGTTTACTATGATGCAGAATTTACTAAGCATGTTGAAGACAGAATGGAAAAAGCTGGAGTTAAATTGGCTTTAGGACAAGGTGTTAAAGAATTTAAAGGTGCTGATGGAAAAGTTACTCACGTTGTGACTGACAAAGAAGAAATCGCAACTGATTATGTAATATTCTCAGTTGGTGTAGTTGCTCAAACTAAACAATTGGAAGGTGTAGTTGAGTTAAATGACAGAAAAGCAATTTTAACAAATGAATACTGTCAATCATCAAACCCAGATATTTATGCAATTGGAGATTGTTCAACAGTTTTCAATAAAGCATTAAATATGGAAATGCCAATTCAATTAGCAACAACTGCAGTTAGAACAGGAATTCTTGCAGCAGCAAATATTGTTAATGGAAATAAACTTGCATCACCAGGCTTTACAGGAGCAAACGGTATTGAAGTATTTGGATTTAAAATGGCTTCAGCTGGTGTAAGCGAAACAAGTGCTAAAAAAATGGGATTAGATTATGAAGCAATTTTATTATCTGATTCAGATCGTCCTGAATTTATGTCAACTTACAAAGAAGCTTGAATTAAATTAGTATGAGACAAAAAAACAAGAAAAATTATTGGAGCTCAAATAGGTAGTGAAAATAACCATACAGAAATCATGTACATGCTTTCATTAGGAATTCAAAAAGAATTAACTATTGATGAATTACCATTAGTTGATATTTTCTTCTTACCTCACTTCAATAAGCCATATAATTTTGTTACATTGGCAGGTTTAGAAGTATTAGGGTTAAATTACTTTAAAAAATAAAATGATTAATCTATTTATTTCAAAGTCAAATGATCCAGCTTACAACTTAGCTGTTGAAGAGTATTTAACTTACCAATATGTAACTAATGATCCTATTTTGTACATATGACAAAATAGTAATACAATTGTTGTTGGTAGAAATCAAAATACTTATGCTGAAATTAACATTGCTGAAGCAATGAAAGACGAAGTAAAAATTATAAGAAGAAATACAGGTGGAGGAACAGTTTTTCATGACATGGGAAACGTATGTTATTCACTTATTGTTAATAATGATAAAAACTCTCAATCTAACTTTGAAATTGCACTACAACCAATCATTCAGTATTTAAGAAGTGAAGGGTTAAATGCTAATTTCTCAGGAAGAAATGATATTGAAATTGATGGATATAAAATTTCAGGAAATGCACAATTAAAAACTATAACAAAAATTCTTCAGCATGGAACATTATTATTTGATGTTGAATTACCAAGAATTTTAAAATATTTAAATGTGGATCCAGAAAAAATTAAGCATCAAAAAGTTAAATCAAAACCAGCTAGAGTTGCTAACATAAAAGCAATTCTGACTGAAAATGAAAAAGAAATAGAATTAAATGATTTTATAGAAAATGTAATTAATAGCTATACCAAAAATGATGAGGTTAAATGAATTGAATTTAACGATTCAGAAAAAGAAAGTATTAATGAATTATTCGAAGAAAAATATTGTTCAAGAGAATGAACATTTGCTAAAAATGAAGATTTTGAAATTTCAAATAAAAAGTATCTAGAAACAAAAGGATTAATTGAAATAAAAACAAATGTTGATAAAGGTAAAATTACTAACATTAAAATTTATGGTGATTTTCTTGGTTATACAGGTACAGAAGCACTAGAATTTGCACTAATAAATACTGATTATGATTATCATGCAGTAAAAAATATTTTAGATAAGTTTTCGTTAAAAGAAATTTTTGGTGATAACTTTGAAGCTGAAGATATTTTAAATTTATTATTCAATTAAGAAAGGAAAAATATATGAAATATATCGGAAAATTTGATCCGCAAAAAGATGAAGTTGTTCGCGTAATGGATAAAGATGGTAAAATCATCAATCCTAAATTAGCACCATCTATTTCAGATGAAGAATTAATTAAAGCGTATTCAATCATGAATCTTTCAAGAAGACAAGATGACTACCAAAATAAAATGCAAAGACAAGGAAGATTATTATCTTTCTTAAGCTCAACAGGACAAGAAGCTTGTGAGGTTGCATACACAATGGTAATTGACCCAAAAAATGACTTTTTTGTTTCAGGATATAGAAACAATGCAGCATGATTAACAATGGGTCAAACTGTTAGAAACATAATGCTATACTGAGCAGGAAATGAAGCTGGAGCAAAAGCACCAGAAGGTGTTAATTCATTACCACCAAACATTATCATTGGTTCACAATACTCTCAAGCAACAGGTATTGCTTTTGCTGAAAAATACCAAGGTAAAAAAGGTGTTGCAGTTACTACAACTGGAGACGGTGGAATGAGTGAAGGAGAAACTTATGAAGCTATGAACTTTGCTAAGTTACATGAATTACCAGTTGTGTTCGTTTGTGAAAACAATAAGTGAGCTATTTCAACTCCAACTGTTCAACAAACAAAATCATTAAATATTGCAGTTAAAGCAATTGCAACAGGAATGCCATCAATTAAAGTTGATGGAAATGACTTTTTAGCAAGTTATGCAGTTGCAAAAGAAGCTGTTGAATTTGCAAGAAGCGGAAATGGTCCAGTATTAATTGAATTTGATACATATAGACTTGGAGCCCACTCTTCATCAGATGCACCAGATGTATATCGTCCAAAAGGTGAATTTGAAGATAGAGTTCCTTATGAACCATTGATAAGATTAAAAGCTTATATGATAGAAAAAGGAATTTGAAGTGAAGAAAAGCAAACTGCTTTAAATGAGGAACAAGACAAACATATTGCAGCTGAATTTGCTTGAGTAGAACAAAATAAAAACTACCCAATCGAAGATATTTTCAACTACCAATATGCAGAATTAACAGAAGATTTAAAAAATCAATTAACAGAAGCAAAAGAATTCTTTGCTAAATACCCAGAAACTAAAGACGGAGGACACCACTAATGGCAGTTATTAATAATATTAAAGCAGTTACTGAAGCTCTTGATGTTGCAATGGACCGTGATAAAAACGTTATTGTTTTTGGTGAGGACGTTGGATTAGAGGGTGGAGTTTTCAGAGCTACTCAAGGATTACAACAAAAATATGGAATTGAAAGAAGTTTTAATGCTCCTATTTCAGAAGCAATGTTTGCTGGTGTTGGACTAGGGATGGCAATGAATGGTATGAAGCCAGTTGTTGAATTACAATTTCAAGGATTAGGTTTACCAGCATTACAAAATGTTATTGCAAATATTTCACGTATGAGAAATAGAAGTCGTGGTAAATGAACAGCACCTATGGTTATAAGAATGCCAATGGGTGGAGGTATTAGAGCCTTAGAACACCACTCAGAAGCTTTAGAAGCTATCTTTGCTCACATTCCTGGTATTAAAACAGTTATGCCTTCAACTCCTTATGATACAAAAGGTTTATTATTAGCAGCAATTGAATCACCAGATCCAGTTATTGTTTTAGAACCAACTAAGTTATATCGTGCATTCAAACAAGAAGTACCAGATGGATACTATACAGTAGCTATTGGTGAAGGTTACAAAATCCAAGAAGGAAATGATTTAACAATTGTTACTTATGGAGCACAAACAGTAGATTGCATGAAAGCTGTTGAAATGATTAAATCTACACACCCAACTGCTTCAATCGAATTAATTGATTTACGTTCAATTCAACCATGAGATAAAAAAATGGTTATTGAATCAGTTAAAAAAACAGGAAGATTATTAGTTGTTAGTGAAGCTGTTAGATCATTTGGTGTGCCAGCTGAAATTATTGCTACAGTTAATGAAAACTGTTTTGATTCATTAAAAGCACCTTTAGCAAGATGTACTGGATATGATGTTGTTATTCCTTATGACAGAGGAGAAGGATTCCACCAAGTGAACCCACAGAAAGTTGTAGAAGCAATTAAAAAAGTGCTTGACTACAAATTTTAGTAGAGAGGAATTAGAATAATATGTTTAAAGTAAAATTTGCTGATATTGGAGAAGGGCTTACTGAAGGAAAAGTTGCAGAGGTTCTTGTAAAAATGGGGCAAGAAATAAAAGAAGGAGATGCTTTATTTTTTGTTGAAACAGATAAAGTTAATTCTGAAATTCCAGCACCTGTTGGTGGAAAGATTGCAAATATTTTAATTTCTGAAGGACAAGAAATTAAAGTTGGTGATGTAGTTATTGAAATCGATGACGGATCTGGAGCAGCTGAAGCAACACCTGTTGCTGAAGTTAAAACAAAAAATGAACCAATTGAAGAAAATGCATCAGTAGTAGGTTCTACACCAGTTTCAAATGATGTTATTGCTTCAAGAACAACAACAAATAATATTGTAGAAGTTTCAAATAGTGGAGTTAAGGCAACACCATTAGCAAGAAAAATTGCAGCAGACAAAAAAATTGATTTATCAACAATCAAAGGAACAGGTCCACATGGAAGAATTTTAGTTTCAGACTTAGACTCAGCACCAGTTGCTGCTTCAAATACAAGTGCTGCTCCTAAAAAAGCTATGAAATCTGTTGAAATTGATGCGCCTTTATCATGAGATTCAATTCCAATGAATGGAATTAGAAAAGCTACTGTTAAAGCAATGGTTAAATCTCATTCAGAAAATGCTGCATTTACTGGAATGAAAAATATTAACATTACTCCAACATACGATATGCGTGCAATGTTAAAAGATGGATGTGAATCAAAAGGAATTAAATTGACTTATTTAGCATTCATTGTTAAAGCTGCTGCTAAAGTATTGGAAGAAATGCCAAATATTAATGTTCGTATAGATGCAGAAAACAATGCAATCTTACAAGTACACAATATCAATATAGGTATTGCAGTTGATACTGAAAAAGGATTAATGGTTCCTGTTATTAAAGGAGCTAACCACTTATCAGTGTTTGAAATCGCTAACAAAATTGGTGAATTAGCTAAAAAAGCTAGAGATGGTAAATTAGCTATGACTGAAATGAAAGATGCAACTTTTACAGTTTCAAACTTTGGATCAGTTGGCTTAGATTACGCAACACCAATTATTAATTCACCTGAATCAGCTATTTTAGGAGTAGGTACAATGACAAAAACACCTATATTCGTGAAAGATGAAATTAAAGCAGGTTGAATCATGCCATTCTCAATGACATGTGATCATAGAATTATTGACGGTGGAGATGCCGGAAGATTCTTAATGAAAATAGAAAATTATTTAAGTAATCCAGCATTACTATTAATGTAAAAGAGGAGAAGCAAGATGTTTAAAGTAAAATTTGCTGATATTGGAGAAGGACTTACTGAAGGAAAAGTTGCAGAAGTTCTTGTTAAATTAGGGCAAGAAATAAAAGAAGGAGATGCTTTATTCTTTGTTGAAACAGATAAAGTTAACTCTGAAATTCCAGCACCTGTTGGTGGAAAGATTGCAAACATTTTAATTTCTGAAGGACAAGAAATTAAAGTTGGCGATGTAGTTATTGAAATCGATGATGGAAGTGCTACAACTGAAGCAGCACCGGTTGCTGAAGAAGAAAATGCAAGTGTTGTAGGTTCAACACCGGTATCTAATGATTTAATTCCAAGCAGAGGACCAGCACCTACTCAACCTGCGCCTGCTGCAACTAAACACACAGACACTGAAGAAAGTTTTGATGTTATAGTTGTTGGAGCTGGAATCGGAGGGTATGTTTCAGCTATTAAAACAGCCCAATTAGGTTTAAAAACTTTAATTATTGAAAAACAATACTATGGTGGTGTTTGTTTAAATGTAGGATGTATTCCAACAAAATCATTATTAAGAACAGCAAAGGTTTTTGAAGATATCGTTCACAAAGCTGCTAACTTAGGTATTGATATGAAAACAAAAGACGAACCAAGTATTAATTGAGATAAAGCTCTTGAGCGTAAAGATGGTGTTGTTAACAAACTAACTAGTGGTGTTAAAGCATTATTAACTAAGAATGGTGTAAAACAAATTATTGGTGAAGCATCAGCTTTAGATAAAAATACTATTACTGTAAATGGTAAAAAATACCACTGTGATAACTTAATTATTGCTAGTGGATCAGTTCCAAACGAATTACCATTACCAGGATTTGCAGAAGGAAGAAACAGTGGGTTCTTAATTGATTCAACAAAAATTCTTTCATTACCAAAAATACCAAAAGCATTAACAGTTATTGGTGGTGGGGTTATTGGAATTGAATTTGGTTGTTTATTTGCAGCTTTAGGAACAAAAGTTACAGTTATTGAAGGAGCACCAAAAATTCTTCCAATGTTAGATCAAGATGTTACAGCATTAATGACAAAAACATTAAAAGAAAAATACAAAATTGAAATCTTTACTAATGCAAAAGTCAAAGAAGTTAAAGGTAAATCAGTTGTATTTGAAATTGACGGTAAAGAACAAACTGTTAAATCAGATTACTGTTTAGAATCAATTGGAAGAAAAACAGTTACTAAAGGATTTGATGGAATTGGTCTTGAATTATCAGAACGTAAATCAATTATTGCAAATGATTATGGTGAAACAAACTTAGATGGTGTTTATGCTATTGGTGATGTAACAAGTAAAATTATGTTAGCACACGTTGCTTCACATGCAGGTATTGTTACAGCAAATAGAATTGCATTAAAAGCAAATAAACCAGGTGCTGAAGATATTAAAATGGATTATTCAAAAATTCCAAGTTGTATTTATTCACACCCAGAAATTGCAATGATTGGAAAAACAGAACAACAATTAAAAGCAGAAGGTGTTGAATACAAAACTTTCAAATTCCCATTTGCTGCAATTGGTAAAGCATTAGCTGATGATGATACAACAGGATTTGTTAAAATTATTTGTGAACCAAAATACAAAACTTTATTAGGTGCTCATATTATTGGAAACAGAGCAACAGACATGATCTCAGAATTTACAACATTAATTGAATGTGAAGGAACTATTACAGAATTAGCAAGAGCGATCCACCCTCACCCAACTATGAGTGAAGCAATTGGTGAAGCAGCTGAAGCATTAGAATCAGGAAAATCATTAAACCTTTAATATGTATTCAGTAGAACAAATTAAAAAAATTCTAGTAAATTCAGATCATAAAAAAACTATTGTATTACCTGAGGGTGAAGAGCCTAAAATTCAAGAAGTAGCTAATACACTTGTTAAAGAAAATATTTCAAAAGTTATTATGCTTTTCCAAAAAGCTGAATCAATTCCAACAACTTTAGATTCAAAAATTGAAGTTATTGCAATTGATGAATTGGATAAAGAACCTTTAATCCAAAAATTTATGGATTTAAGAAAAGACAAAACTAATTTGGAGCAAGCCACAAAATTAATGGGGCAGGCAAACTATATTGGTGCAATGTTAGTTAAGATGGAAAAAGCTGATTGTATGCTATGTGGTATTACATATACAACAGCAGATACTATTAGACCGGCATTACAAATCATAAAAACATCACCAAATGTTGCTTTAGCAGCTAGCGTATTTATTATGAATAAAGGTGATGAAAATTACTTCTTTACTGATTGTGCTTTAAATTTAAAACCAACAAGCCAACAATTAGCAGATATTGCTAAAATGACAGCTAAAT
The Mesoplasma entomophilum DNA segment above includes these coding regions:
- a CDS encoding NCS2 family permease is translated as MKKSKIDNFKVKDKKLNYLKSTNSIAKYFNFSNLNTTFKKEIIGGISTFLSMMYILSVEPAILGSAPSITGNGTMDSNGVFLATALVAAIATIVMGMSANVPIALAPSMGLNALFAFNIAKTGKIGYEGALIAAMISSIIFCIISITKLRALMINALPHSLHLIIGVSIGFFIAYVGISNIGFVSKTDSNLPIADLSNFKLNYPGMIIGSIVLFGSIILFYKKFFAPVAVMMVGGFIVALILANTVDNEAIKHSLGNAKWSGSEWNFGHLFNGFALNIKNSLAEIGNSEIWNKPTMYVSIFVLVILNFFDATGTLTSINIELNKALGEEKQIPQKALIIDAGATIIGSALGVSHMACYSESCVGISQGARTGFANIITGLLFLLSIPLFPLFKMMPNCISGAATAFIGTIMISSITEIEWKKPEIGVSAFFSILFMVITYNIANGIAVGIIAYTVTSIGVGKTKEVKPVIWALDVLFILYFVATAFIQ
- a CDS encoding energy-coupled thiamine transporter ThiT, giving the protein MKRYFYLKVKKINTKDIVVMGLMLSLYLILNLMTAYSFSQFYLSLNIKLISIFVLATYTDWLRTLIVAILGGIIGFFLPTNADAGIPLAYVFDYWIPLLLVAICSIFLPRNFRNKKEKVSKNKKLLMSKREKNKLWFEEKKDWFKWMGIWIIVISIYAFLGFWSKTFAGVLFYSAGAVEKNQNVWIFSMSVNSVNSVFDWAIYLATIPVVCYTIYPVAKNIY
- the metG gene encoding methionine--tRNA ligase codes for the protein MPKKFYVTTPIYYPSGKLHIGHAYTTTLADILKRYKDMQGYETFFLTGSDEHGQKIEQKANEAGLSPMEYLEEKVESFKALWKALKIDYTKFIRTTDSYHEETVQKIFTMLLEKGFIYEGNYEGLYCVSCEEFLNADQIDENNMCKISNTKLELVKEETYFLKTSLFQEFMEKEVLGSEFLIPVYRRNEMLNSFVKPELKDLSVTRTSFTWGIPVKQNPKHVVYVWLDALTNYITALGYLQNDDSNFKKFWEDQNTEILQLAGKEIIRFHSIYWPIILKALDLRQPTHLLGHGWILSKDTKMSKSLGNVIDPIDMIEKYGADALRFYIGYELPTEKDGNFTDELFIESFNAHLANNVGNLISRTNQMITKYFDGFVNVSEIKYDEVLTVKGVETINSYIENMNQYKISDAIRNILDLGNICNKYIEEKMPWNLAKEENFSELKNVMATLQRNIAIMIFLLKPILVENYEDMIEQIGLKNVELSFDKLINWQEISFKKLGDKKIIFKRVN
- a CDS encoding FAD-dependent oxidoreductase, coding for MKVIVLGTNHAGTTAVRTLKRLNPEIEVTTYDRNDVISFLGCGIALWVKGEVKDPNGLFYATPEILESEGINVKMKHEWVSIDADKKTVLIKNLETGETFEDSYDKVIVATGTWPLLPPIPGLDLKGVQICKNYDHAKKIQQANLDDSIKKVTVVGAGYIGVELVDAFVAHGKEVTLVDFADRIMPVYYDAEFTKHVEDRMEKAGVKLALGQGVKEFKGADGKVTHVVTDKEEIATDYVIFSVGVVAQTKQLEGVVELNDRKAILTNEYCQSSNPDIYAIGDCSTVFNKALNMEMPIQLATTAVRTGILAAANIVNGNKLASPGFTGANGIEVFGFKMASAGVSETSAKKMGLDYEAILLSDSDRPEFMSTYKEAWIKLVWDKKTRKIIGAQIGSENNHTEIMYMLSLGIQKELTIDELPLVDIFFLPHFNKPYNFVTLAGLEVLGLNYFKK
- a CDS encoding lipoate--protein ligase gives rise to the protein MINLFISKSNDPAYNLAVEEYLTYQYVTNDPILYIWQNSNTIVVGRNQNTYAEINIAEAMKDEVKIIRRNTGGGTVFHDMGNVCYSLIVNNDKNSQSNFEIALQPIIQYLRSEGLNANFSGRNDIEIDGYKISGNAQLKTITKILQHGTLLFDVELPRILKYLNVDPEKIKHQKVKSKPARVANIKAILTENEKEIELNDFIENVINSYTKNDEVKWIEFNDSEKESINELFEEKYCSREWTFAKNEDFEISNKKYLETKGLIEIKTNVDKGKITNIKIYGDFLGYTGTEALEFALINTDYDYHAVKNILDKFSLKEIFGDNFEAEDILNLLFN
- the pdhA gene encoding pyruvate dehydrogenase (acetyl-transferring) E1 component subunit alpha yields the protein MKYIGKFDPQKDEVVRVMDKDGKIINPKLAPSISDEELIKAYSIMNLSRRQDDYQNKMQRQGRLLSFLSSTGQEACEVAYTMVIDPKNDFFVSGYRNNAAWLTMGQTVRNIMLYWAGNEAGAKAPEGVNSLPPNIIIGSQYSQATGIAFAEKYQGKKGVAVTTTGDGGMSEGETYEAMNFAKLHELPVVFVCENNKWAISTPTVQQTKSLNIAVKAIATGMPSIKVDGNDFLASYAVAKEAVEFARSGNGPVLIEFDTYRLGAHSSSDAPDVYRPKGEFEDRVPYEPLIRLKAYMIEKGIWSEEKQTALNEEQDKHIAAEFAWVEQNKNYPIEDIFNYQYAELTEDLKNQLTEAKEFFAKYPETKDGGHH
- a CDS encoding alpha-ketoacid dehydrogenase subunit beta gives rise to the protein MAVINNIKAVTEALDVAMDRDKNVIVFGEDVGLEGGVFRATQGLQQKYGIERSFNAPISEAMFAGVGLGMAMNGMKPVVELQFQGLGLPALQNVIANISRMRNRSRGKWTAPMVIRMPMGGGIRALEHHSEALEAIFAHIPGIKTVMPSTPYDTKGLLLAAIESPDPVIVLEPTKLYRAFKQEVPDGYYTVAIGEGYKIQEGNDLTIVTYGAQTVDCMKAVEMIKSTHPTASIELIDLRSIQPWDKKMVIESVKKTGRLLVVSEAVRSFGVPAEIIATVNENCFDSLKAPLARCTGYDVVIPYDRGEGFHQVNPQKVVEAIKKVLDYKF
- a CDS encoding dihydrolipoamide acetyltransferase family protein; the encoded protein is MFKVKFADIGEGLTEGKVAEVLVKMGQEIKEGDALFFVETDKVNSEIPAPVGGKIANILISEGQEIKVGDVVIEIDDGSGAAEATPVAEVKTKNEPIEENASVVGSTPVSNDVIASRTTTNNIVEVSNSGVKATPLARKIAADKKIDLSTIKGTGPHGRILVSDLDSAPVAASNTSAAPKKAMKSVEIDAPLSWDSIPMNGIRKATVKAMVKSHSENAAFTGMKNINITPTYDMRAMLKDGCESKGIKLTYLAFIVKAAAKVLEEMPNINVRIDAENNAILQVHNINIGIAVDTEKGLMVPVIKGANHLSVFEIANKIGELAKKARDGKLAMTEMKDATFTVSNFGSVGLDYATPIINSPESAILGVGTMTKTPIFVKDEIKAGWIMPFSMTCDHRIIDGGDAGRFLMKIENYLSNPALLLM